In Myxococcales bacterium, the DNA window CTCTTGTTCGCCTCTTCGAGCGGGGCGTCTTGCGAGCCCGCGGCCCCGGCGGCGCCGAGCTTGGCCGACGTCACCACCACGCCGTCCGCGTCGGACACGTCGGCGCTCTCGCCCGCCTTGAGCGTCACACGCTCCTGCGCGTGCGACACGGCGACCTTGCCCTCGTACACGGCGACCGACATTCCCAGCGCCAGCGCGGCCCCGAGGGCCCCCATCTTCACGTCTCGTGCTTGCATCTCGTCACTCCTCCCAGAGGCCTTTACGTCCACTCGAAAACACGTCCCCGTCACGTCGACGTCGCCCGCGGCGGTGTGCACCCGAAAGCCACCGCCCGGCTCGACGCGGTAAAACACGTTGCCCTTCGTCTGATCGACCGTGCCCCCGCGGAACGAGAGGCGCGCGCCCGGCTCGAGCACCGCCACCGCGCGGTCGCCGATGCGGACCTCGGTGCGCTCCGTGTCGGCCGAGATCTCCCCCGACACTGGCGGGCGCGACGTCACCCAGAAGAGCGCACCGGCCGCGAGCGCGAGCGACGTCACCACCGCCGCGAACGTACGGCGCCGAGCGAGAGGCCGTGGAGCCTTCGCGGGCTCATCCCCTGCCCCCGCGCTCCCCGCGCTCCCCTCGGCACGCGGCGTCGCGGTCGCTTCGCCCTTCCCTTCGGAGAGGGCCTTTCGCACCACGCGGTCGGCAAACCCGGGCGGCGGCTCGTCGGCGTCCCACGCCGACAGATCGAGATCGTCTTCGTTCTTCATGGCGAGCCCTCCGCTTTGGGCCCGAACGCCGCGAGCGCGGCGCGCATCTTCTCTCGGGCACGAAACACCTTGGTCTTGGCGGTGGCCTCCGGCACACCGAGCACCTCGCCCACCTCGGCGAGCGAGAGGCCCTGCACCTCCGCGAGCACCAAGGCCGCGCACTGATCGTCGGGGAGCGCGCGGGCCGCCTGCTCGAGCGCCGCGCGGAGCTCCGTACGGGCGCGATCACGAAAGGGGCTCGAGGCGCCCTGATCCGAGACGGCCTCGACCTCGGCGTCGGGGGCCACGGCGATCTTCCGGCGCTTGCGCTCGTCGAGGGCGAGCCGCGTCACGATCGTGAGCAGCCACGTCGACACCTTGGCGGGCCCGTGCGGATCGAACGAGGGCAGCGCGCGATAGGCCCGGAGGAACGCCTCTTGGGCGAGGTCCTCGACATGGGGCCCGCGCCCGAGCATGCGCGAGAGCAGGCCGAACACGGCGCGCTCGTTCTTCACGACGAACGCGCGGAACGCCATCGGGTCCTGAGCGACGAGCCGC includes these proteins:
- a CDS encoding FecR domain-containing protein, whose amino-acid sequence is MKNEDDLDLSAWDADEPPPGFADRVVRKALSEGKGEATATPRAEGSAGSAGAGDEPAKAPRPLARRRTFAAVVTSLALAAGALFWVTSRPPVSGEISADTERTEVRIGDRAVAVLEPGARLSFRGGTVDQTKGNVFYRVEPGGGFRVHTAAGDVDVTGTCFRVDVKASGRSDEMQARDVKMGALGAALALGMSVAVYEGKVAVSHAQERVTLKAGESADVSDADGVVVTSAKLGAAGAAGSQDAPLEEANKSLVVTVSDMKKRLETIESQKKDLEQKLSQAEEKLKAEQKGADGAPAKNDFDLSQDDLVALAKEGTLKYRVPCSKQAGYKPDADVVNKLGLAPQDADTIANAYKKVAEWREKNMRPICQEVLGKSELTDKMSVDSCMHLVSDFLSETDPKARTEAQQLAVDIRAGLKTPPAGEKMPPLTRMMLASTQQIKVFEEELAKSFGPDEAHRITYADGLCMGHSTWGGGKKK
- a CDS encoding RNA polymerase sigma factor, giving the protein MPHTSPADERVGPRGELERLVAQDPMAFRAFVVKNERAVFGLLSRMLGRGPHVEDLAQEAFLRAYRALPSFDPHGPAKVSTWLLTIVTRLALDERKRRKIAVAPDAEVEAVSDQGASSPFRDRARTELRAALEQAARALPDDQCAALVLAEVQGLSLAEVGEVLGVPEATAKTKVFRAREKMRAALAAFGPKAEGSP